The DNA segment CTTTTAAACCATTTTAATTAAAACGTTTTCCAACTTTAAaagtttaattataaattaaaacaaatacacatattaaaatattataactataAGAATCATCAATTATTGGCCATCTTAGCTGAAATGGATAATGAATTCGAATTTTAGAAGGAGAAatcgaatacaaaataaatttgttaatcgttattataaaactaaattaataGACTACCTATTTTTCAGTGATCCTCTATTTTGTTGGGAGGAATTTTTTCGAACCTGATTATTACTATGTCGTCGTGCTGGATGTTGCGATAAACTTTTGGCTATAACTCGCTTCTGATGATCCAGTTGCGGAAAAAGATTGTGAGATTGTTCTAGCGCTTCTTTGGCTGAGTTCATTTCAGCCTGCTGAATGCTATTTCCAGTGGCCTTGGCTAACCTCCTGCCTTTGAAATAGACAGCCACAGTGAAAACTCGCCCGTTCGTTGGCCCTATGCACTCTATAACTTTGTAGACAGGAATTTCTGGTTCACCACCTTCCATTGTTCTAAGGGTCAAACAGCACTGCTGCAGCTTCGACTTGGGGTCATTCCAGTCTTGTTTCATTATGGACGTCAGGAGGCGAGGGAAAAAGCAAACATTGCAGAATCCTTTACAGTATTCCATCCCTTTGTCAATGTACAAAGCGCCCAGAAAAGCTTCAAGTAAATCGGCTCTATCTTTGGTTTTAAGCTCAGCTTTAGGATTTGAATATAGTGCGTACTCAGTCATTCCTAAATCATCGCAGACAATTGCTTGAGTTCTATTATTGACTAGGGAACTTCTGAGCAGCGACAGATGTCCTTCATGGTGTTCAGGATAGTACTTATACAGGTATTCTGATGTGATGAGTTGAAGTACAGTATCCCCCAAAAACTCTAAGCGTTGATTGGATCCAAGTGTCAAGTGAGTGAATCCCATGCTGCGGTCGGTGAAAGCCCTTGCCAACAAACGAATATGAGTGAACTGAATGTTGATCAGCTCCTCAAACTTCGTCAACTTTTGCAAAGTTTCAAACTTACTGATCCAGTGGCGATCATTGACAGGCTCCTGCTCTTGCAATGGATGACGTGGATAATTTACCCATACATCAAGATGTTGCTTATCACTGATGAATGTTTCTCCAAAAACTTTATCAGCAACTTCGATTCCTCCATCAAGGAAGAGGGCACCCATTAATGCTTCAAAACAATTTGCCATTGCATGTCTTAATTCCAACTCATGACACAGATCAGATCCGTGAGCATAAAGCATGTAATCATCCAATTTCAGAGTTTTCGCCAGTTCTGCTAGATGTTGATTTTGAACAACTGCTGCTCTGAAAGTTGCTAATCCACCTTCTTCTAGTTGTGGAAACATGTGGAAAAGGTGAATAGAAGTGATGAATTCAACAACTGCATCACCAAGGAATTCCAGTCTTTCATTGTGAGTGATATTCGATTCAGTCACTTTCTTCTTTCCAAACCTGGACATGATATTGATAAGAGTATTAATTCCTCTTTTTCGAGTATTCATGTAATGTATTCTGCGATCACCATACTCTGGCTGCCTGATTCCACAGTTGGTCAAAGAGTTTCTAGCATGATCAGGATTTGTACCAAAGTTTTCTCTATATGATGGGTGAGTAAGAGCCAATTGCAATAGATACCTATTCTTGAATTTGTATTTGATTGTTTCCTCCAATACATCTAATGATCTATGAAAACGTAGATGAGAAACAAGAACTGGAATCAGCATCGCATGCTGAACGATATCACACATGATTCCGGTTCTTTTGAAGCCTTCACTGTTCACAGTGATGGTCACATCCCTTTTCATTTTAGTCCATGTTCTCATCTGCTGAAGCTGATTTTCTTTAACTTCTAATTTTCTTTTATCTGCAAACGATGGCTTAGGCATGTTTGCAAGGAGATGTCTGAATTTCACATATTCTCTCCAAGCTTTTTGATATTCTGGATTTCCTGCATAACTCAGTTGGGGGGGTCTGATTCCAAAATGAACTATCTCAGGGTATGGACTAGTTTTGCCTTCAACAGGATCTCTGTCCAACTGATCAATTCGTAGAGCACACGGCTTCATGGCAGGTCTAGTTGTAATCATTCCTTTCACTTTATCTACTTCTTTTTCCCATTCACTTTGCTTCATTAGAGGTATTCGCTCGAGATCTGATTCTTTGACTAAGTCATGAGAATTTTCAAGACAATAAATCAAAACTTCGTTCATTGATAATATCTCTTTTCCATTATCAGGCAAATCTCTCACGAACCTAGGCATGAAATGAAATTGTGAACAACGATCTGGATCTCCACCTGCTCCTTTGAAATCAAGATCAACCAATTCCAACAattcttcaaataaatatttgtgGAAAAGATCGAGTTCTCTTATTGTAAAGTTCTTGGGAGTTTCTTCTTCAAAATATAGTATGGTGTATTCTATGTTAAATCGGATGACTTTACAATCAggaagtttgtcaagtttcttaTGAGAGAACATGGAGAACCCCTCGAATATATATTCATGATTATCATATGGTATGATTGTCGGAGTTTTGATAAGAAAGTTGGTTGGTGGAGAGATAGTAATCCTGTAGTGGTAGAGCTTTGAAATGTTATTGCTGTTCAATGAGCACCTGGGTAGATTGTTTTCGCCAGCATAGATGTTATGCCTTATTCCTGATCTACTAGCTTTGGCACTGCACCGACAGAGAGGGCCGTCATTCATTTCTCCTTTGTCATTGTACCAAAGCTCAGGGTGCAGTCGTAGTGGATGACTCTTTTTACGCTGCAGTTCCTGCATTGTACAATCCTCTTCATCTGAgtcactactactactactgctGCTACTGCTGCTGCTACAGTGACTCTCATCTGAACTCACTGTATGATCGCACTTGTGTTTAGCTAGCTTCAACTTTTTCTTCCTAACAGGTAAATCATACTTTGGAAGAGTTGATCTGACTCTCTCTGCTCTCCTGATAAGAACGTTATCAAATTCCTCACACAATTTGTCTAGTCTGTTTGATGATTGATTTACATTAGGATGCAATGGATCAGGTACTAAGTAATACAATTCAGATGGGGTATCTCTAAGCCAACATTTACTTTCAAGATAATCTTCTGTATCATCCTCCATGCTTCTAATTTTCTCCTTGAAAGCTGTGATGGTTGGGCAGTagtctttattatattttagaaGTAGCTCTTCTCGTTCAGTACACTTTACGCTTGTCTGCCGCTGTCTGTCAGTAAATGAGAGATGGCGATTTTGTAACGGTTTTCTAGGAACAGGTGATTTACTCCTAGACCTCGAATAGCTTCTATGCGAGTTATTTTTGCGAGTGGGCGATCGGGAGAGTCTTCTAGAATATCTATCTCCACTTCTACTTCGTGATCTACTTCTGGACGTTCTACATCTACttttattagttttttcatCTTTATAACTTAGAGATGTGCTGGGAGAAGATCTGGATGTTGAAGAATATCTCACAATGCTTTTTAAAGAAGGCTGTAGGCTTTGAAGTCTGGAGGATGATCTACGAACAGGACTAGGAGATTTGGAAAGATTTCTCAAATTTCGGCCTCGGCTTCTACTTCTGCTTCGTGATCTATCTCTTCTGTGATTTCTGTGTTCGGGAGATCGTTTCAGAGAGTTACTTCTATCAGATCGTGGAAGATTTTTCAGATGCGCAAGATTTTTGAGACAAATTTAAGCATTTCATCATCTAGAGACTTTTTGGTCCCAAATTTTTGGTTAATACCGTTTTTATTTTGCTGGATAGATGCTTTTAAAGAGACTGTTGTTCTTTGTTCAACACATTTTAAATTCTCGTTTATGAATGCATCAGCTTTGTGATCGATGTTTGTTTTCACTTGTGAATGGATATTGTTACATGGAAAACGCGGCTGAATTCTACAGGTCATAGAGTTGTTGAAATGTGCTAA comes from the Nilaparvata lugens isolate BPH chromosome 1, ASM1435652v1, whole genome shotgun sequence genome and includes:
- the LOC111049735 gene encoding ribonuclease 3, with product MEDDTEDYLESKCWLRDTPSELYYLVPDPLHPNVNQSSNRLDKLCEEFDNVLIRRAERVRSTLPKYDLPVRKKKLKLAKHKCDHTVSSDESHCSSSSSSSSSSSDSDEEDCTMQELQRKKSHPLRLHPELWYNDKGEMNDGPLCRCSAKASRSGIRHNIYAGENNLPRCSLNSNNISKLYHYRITISPPTNFLIKTPTIIPYDNHEYIFEGFSMFSHKKLDKLPDCKVIRFNIEYTILYFEEETPKNFTIRELDLFHKYLFEELLELVDLDFKGAGGDPDRCSQFHFMPRFVRDLPDNGKEILSMNEVLIYCLENSHDLVKESDLERIPLMKQSEWEKEVDKVKGMITTRPAMKPCALRIDQLDRDPVEGKTSPYPEIVHFGIRPPQLSYAGNPEYQKAWREYVKFRHLLANMPKPSFADKRKLEVKENQLQQMRTWTKMKRDVTITVNSEGFKRTGIMCDIVQHAMLIPVLVSHLRFHRSLDVLEETIKYKFKNRYLLQLALTHPSYRENFGTNPDHARNSLTNCGIRQPEYGDRRIHYMNTRKRGINTLINIMSRFGKKKVTESNITHNERLEFLGDAVVEFITSIHLFHMFPQLEEGGLATFRAAVVQNQHLAELAKTLKLDDYMLYAHGSDLCHELELRHAMANCFEALMGALFLDGGIEVADKVFGETFISDKQHLDVWVNYPRHPLQEQEPVNDRHWISKFETLQKLTKFEELINIQFTHIRLLARAFTDRSMGFTHLTLGSNQRLEFLGDTVLQLITSEYLYKYYPEHHEGHLSLLRSSLVNNRTQAIVCDDLGMTEYALYSNPKAELKTKDRADLLEAFLGALYIDKGMEYCKGFCNVCFFPRLLTSIMKQDWNDPKSKLQQCCLTLRTMEGGEPEIPVYKVIECIGPTNGRVFTVAVYFKGRRLAKATGNSIQQAEMNSAKEALEQSHNLFPQLDHQKRVIAKSLSQHPARRHSNNQVRKNSSQQNRGSLKNR